A genomic window from Leisingera daeponensis DSM 23529 includes:
- a CDS encoding relaxase/mobilization nuclease domain-containing protein, translating to MADPLALYASVMGRLWEDERIRGQAAARIDARLAGRRQGRSFARVGSMSARNALKAASGQSRAAVFKRIRAGGCKTRASLGAQISYINDKAVYTYSTMTNALTDAAVLTEEQKEGIIEDWAGTWRGSTKLGFTSHMLLSFPTDVTVDQVRDIAMDWTEHFFESGEYGDQWDYVLAVHDDRAHKHAHIILNNRGVENGTWFSCWAEGVMSPQLMREKQAEIAERYGVMLDATTRLERGIFEKPAGIEEIYRAKEEARLPREIVLTAQESAIAQAQVVGFAKDYKNLADLLDHMDQRHMARALRGMADALGSGTPWNFTEGEIDMKDIKTVGDAIDYSERTIEALRLKAEELDPTERAAFEAKAAPIIADLSQMVPDPELRARFGKQLEEPYPPGAGSEVLIAALQSGNDDGLRDLLERAEEAGMDSEELVARIAAGGTRNYGMAQDWVERDMNAVLAKDGLSVETASDDQLDAALEKVDGVMDALLERAKELGVEIGRTLADEEEATLPLIDEDDRTPNPYLQDLADMLRDGKLSEEQEETVERTLQSELFKELGEVGLAELRRGNFEVLDAALPSKLDQITVTQEFLEMTFEETGDQVFTDRAAGLQQDKATEVARLRGQQEAQELGRDLARNKTLDRGLDDEMEF from the coding sequence ATGGCTGATCCCCTCGCCCTTTACGCCTCGGTCATGGGGCGGCTCTGGGAGGATGAGCGCATCCGGGGCCAGGCCGCAGCGCGGATCGACGCGCGGCTGGCGGGGCGTCGACAGGGGCGGAGTTTCGCGCGCGTCGGATCCATGTCGGCACGCAACGCGCTGAAGGCGGCCTCGGGGCAAAGCCGGGCGGCGGTGTTCAAACGGATCCGGGCTGGGGGCTGCAAGACGCGCGCTTCGCTCGGTGCGCAGATCTCCTACATCAATGACAAGGCGGTCTACACCTACTCGACGATGACCAACGCGCTGACCGATGCGGCGGTGCTTACTGAAGAGCAGAAAGAGGGCATCATCGAGGATTGGGCCGGGACCTGGCGTGGCTCGACCAAGCTCGGCTTCACCTCGCACATGCTGCTCTCGTTCCCGACCGACGTAACCGTCGACCAGGTGCGCGACATCGCCATGGACTGGACGGAGCATTTCTTCGAGAGCGGCGAATACGGCGACCAGTGGGATTATGTCCTCGCGGTCCATGACGACCGGGCGCACAAGCATGCCCACATCATCCTGAACAATCGCGGCGTCGAAAACGGCACTTGGTTCTCTTGCTGGGCCGAGGGCGTGATGTCGCCGCAGCTCATGCGCGAGAAGCAGGCCGAGATTGCGGAGCGCTACGGCGTGATGCTTGACGCGACTACCCGGCTCGAGCGCGGCATCTTCGAGAAGCCCGCCGGGATTGAGGAGATCTACCGCGCCAAGGAAGAGGCCCGCCTGCCGCGCGAGATCGTCTTGACGGCCCAGGAATCCGCCATCGCGCAGGCACAGGTGGTGGGCTTCGCCAAGGACTACAAGAACCTCGCCGACCTTCTGGACCATATGGACCAGCGCCACATGGCGCGCGCCCTGCGCGGCATGGCGGACGCGCTTGGCTCCGGCACGCCGTGGAATTTCACCGAAGGAGAGATAGACATGAAGGACATCAAAACCGTCGGTGATGCGATCGACTATTCCGAGCGCACGATCGAGGCGCTGAGGCTCAAGGCCGAGGAACTGGATCCGACCGAGCGCGCCGCGTTTGAAGCCAAGGCCGCTCCGATTATCGCGGACCTCTCGCAAATGGTTCCAGACCCGGAGCTACGGGCGCGCTTCGGCAAGCAGCTCGAAGAACCCTATCCGCCCGGGGCGGGCAGCGAGGTGCTGATCGCCGCGCTTCAGTCCGGCAATGACGACGGGTTGCGCGACCTGCTCGAGCGCGCCGAGGAAGCCGGCATGGACAGCGAGGAGCTGGTGGCCCGGATCGCGGCGGGCGGTACACGCAACTACGGCATGGCGCAGGACTGGGTCGAGCGCGACATGAACGCGGTGCTGGCAAAGGACGGTCTCAGCGTGGAGACCGCGAGTGACGACCAGCTCGATGCCGCGCTGGAAAAGGTCGATGGGGTGATGGACGCACTTTTGGAACGCGCCAAGGAACTAGGTGTCGAGATCGGTCGAACCCTTGCCGATGAGGAGGAGGCGACACTGCCCCTGATCGACGAGGATGACCGGACGCCCAATCCCTACCTGCAGGACCTCGCCGACATGCTGCGCGACGGCAAGCTCAGCGAGGAACAGGAAGAGACGGTCGAGCGGACCCTGCAATCCGAGCTCTTCAAGGAGTTGGGTGAAGTAGGCTTGGCCGAGCTACGCCGTGGCAACTTCGAGGTGCTGGACGCGGCGCTGCCGAGCAAGCTCGACCAGATCACCGTCACGCAGGAGTTCCTGGAGATGACCTTCGAGGAAACGGGCGATCAGGTCTTCACTGATCGCGCCGCCGGGTTGCAGCAGGACAAGGCGACAGAGGTGGCGCGGCTGCGCGGCCAGCAGGAGGCGCAGGAGTTGGGGCGTGATCTTGCCCGAAACAA
- a CDS encoding helix-turn-helix domain-containing protein, with translation MPRPAKNLKLEERIEVARRFAAGESAMELAVAFGISPRHVNRLAKEEAGEGIAVRDPSETVAFRASQSELAAFDAEWRERGYANRSQALNAVLRGRCGFLDVPRDLVAEFCAAWRQAKDVSDAGLVLAKAVHRGRLEVSEADRAVLIELLDLAQSMSREMGRMKDAAQALRHQEWPKKEEGRGVEIAVLEDDPRAIGRGLRLVRNG, from the coding sequence GTGCCGAGGCCAGCGAAAAACCTGAAGCTTGAAGAGCGCATCGAAGTGGCGCGGCGCTTTGCAGCAGGTGAGAGTGCAATGGAGCTGGCGGTGGCATTTGGCATCTCTCCGCGCCACGTGAACCGGCTCGCGAAAGAAGAGGCGGGCGAGGGCATCGCGGTGCGCGATCCAAGCGAGACGGTGGCGTTCCGGGCCAGTCAGTCTGAGCTTGCGGCGTTCGATGCTGAGTGGCGCGAGCGGGGCTATGCCAACCGGTCGCAAGCGCTCAATGCGGTGCTGCGCGGACGGTGCGGATTCCTCGATGTGCCGCGTGATCTGGTCGCGGAATTCTGCGCCGCATGGCGTCAGGCGAAGGATGTGAGCGACGCTGGTTTGGTGCTCGCCAAGGCGGTCCATCGCGGCCGGTTGGAGGTCTCGGAGGCGGATCGCGCGGTGCTGATCGAACTGCTCGATCTGGCGCAGTCCATGAGCCGTGAGATGGGCCGGATGAAGGATGCGGCGCAGGCGCTGCGTCATCAGGAGTGGCCGAAAAAGGAAGAAGGGCGGGGGGTGGAGATCGCGGTTCTGGAGGATGACCCGCGCGCGATCGGGCGCGGATTGAGGCTCGTCAGAAATGGCTGA